The Astyanax mexicanus isolate ESR-SI-001 chromosome 14, AstMex3_surface, whole genome shotgun sequence genome window below encodes:
- the vcpkmt gene encoding protein-lysine methyltransferase METTL21D, with amino-acid sequence MNSLRNNMAGLPEEEDASSYFIREIEKNDGSVLEMYQCSKGDVGCVVWDAAIVLCKYLETEQFCPAPPPAPSAWSCKRVVELGAGTGVVGIMAASLGANVTVTDLEDLQPLLELNIKKNQNLIRTGSVTAKVLKWGEDVMDFLPYPDYILMADCIYYEQSVEPLIETLKLLAGPETCVICCYEERTVGVNPEVERRFFELLLQDFESKEIPAESQDPEFNSPDIHILHLHRRPS; translated from the exons ATGAACAGTCTCAGAAACAACATGGCGGGCCTGCCTGAGGAAGAGGACGCGAGTAGTTATTTTATCCGGGAAATAGAGAAGAATGACGGGTCAGTACTGGAGATGTACCAGTGCAGTAAAGGCGACGTGGGCTGTGTGGTTTGGGACGCGGCCATCGTGCTGTGTAAATACCTCGAGACAGAGCAGTTCTGCCCCGCGCCGCCGCCGGCTCCCAGCGCCTGGTCCTGTAAGAGGGTGGTGGAGCTGGGAGCAGGTACTGGAGTAGTGGGTATTATGGCTGCTTCTCTGGG aGCAAATGTAACAGTGACAGATTTGGAGGACCTGCAGCCTCTTCTTGAACTAAACATCAAGAAAAACCAAAACCTTATCCGTACAGGCTCAGTTACAGCCAAGGTACTAAAATG GGGAGAAGATGTGATGGACTTTCTCCCATATCCAGACTATATTCTAATGGCTGACTGCATCTATTATGAACAG TCTGTGGAGCCACTGATAGAGACACTAAAGCTCCTGGCTGGACCTGAGACTTGTGTCATATGCTGCTATGAAGAACGCACTGTAGGAGTGAATCCTGAAGTGGAGAGAAGATTCTTTGAG CTGCTGCTGCAGGATTTTGAGTCCAAGGAGATTCCAGCTGAAAGTCAAGATCCTGAGTTTAACAGCCCTGACATCCACATCCTCCATCTGCACCGCCGACCCAGCTGA